In one Gadus morhua chromosome 7, gadMor3.0, whole genome shotgun sequence genomic region, the following are encoded:
- the cdc23 gene encoding cell division cycle protein 23 homolog produces the protein MAALCSEFGDLVQIKKQLISVISLCKERGLVHSVKWASELAFALDPLPKDELPPSHLVSEEDVQDLDAFALAKSYFDLKEYDRAAYFLRGCHSKKAYFLYMYSRYLSGEKKKDDETVDSLGPLEKGQVRNEALRELRVELSKKHRAGELDGFTLYLYGVVLRKLDLLKEAVEVFVEATHTLPLHWGSWLELCNLVTNIEMLKSLSLPSCWIKDFFMAHIYTELQMIPGALQKYQSLIEAGFSKSTYIISQIAVAYHNIRDIDQALALFNELREQDPYRIENMDTFSNLLYVKSMKPELSYLAHNLVEIDKYRVETCCVIGNYYSLRSQHEKAALYFQRALKLNPRCLGAWTLMGHEYMEMKNTSAAIQAYRHAIEVNKRDYRAWYGLGQTYEILKMPFYCLYYYRKAHQLRPNDSRMLVALGECYEKLSQQVEAKKCYWRAFSVGDVEKMALLKLAKLQEQLTETDEAAQSYIIYIQEIFSCGEQLEHVEVSTALRYLGQYYFKNKLYDEASLCAQRCCDYNDAREEGKALLRQISQVRDQTETPSGELFVSLSDNNTPIKRVSPLNLSSFTP, from the exons ATGGCGGCTCTCTGCAGTGAGTTTGGAGACTTGGTGCAAATCAAAAAACAACTAATATCTGTGATATCGCTCTGCAAAGAGAGAGGACTTGTACACAGCGTGAAGTG GGCTTCGGAATTGGCTTTTGCCTTGGACCCTCTTCCAAAGGATGAATTACCCCCATCGCATCTCGTTAGTGAG GAAGATGTTCAAGACCTAGATGCTTTCGCCCTGGCTAAGTCGTACTTCGACCTCAAGGAATATGACCGCGCTGCCTACTTTCTGCGCGGCTGTCACAGCAAGAAGGCCTACTTTCTCTACATGTACTCACGTTATCTG TCcggggagaagaagaaagacgaCGAGACCGTGGACAGTCTGG GGCCCCTAGAGAAGGGCCAGGTGCGTAACGaggcgctccgggagctccgtGTGGAGCTGAGCAAGAAGCATAGAGCCGGAGAGCTGGACGGGTTCACCCTCTACCT ATATGGTGTGGTGCTACGGAAGCTGGACCTGTtgaaggaggcggtggaggtgttTGTGGAGGCCACCCACACCCTGCCTCTCCACTGGGGATCCTGGCTGGAGCTCTGCAACCTGGTCACCAACATTGAGATG CTCAAGTCCCTGTCTCTACCGAGCTGCTGGATCAAGGACTTCTTCATGGCCCACATCTACACAGAGCTGCAGATGATACCTGGAGCCCTGCAGAAGTACCAGAGTCTCATCGAGGCCGGCTTCTCCAAGAGCACCTACATCATCTCCCAGATCGCTGTGGCGTACCACAACATCAGAG ACATTGACCAGGCCCTGGCTCTGTTCAATGAGCTGAGGGAACAGGATCCGTACCGCATCGAGAACATGGACACCTTCTCCAACCTGCTCTACGTCAAG AGCATGAAGCCGGAGCTCAGCTACCTGGCCCACAACCTGGTGGAGATCGACAAGTACCGGGTGGAGACCTGCTGCGTCATCG GTAACTACTACAGCTTGCGATCCCAGCATGAGAAGGCGGCGCTGTACTTCCAGCGGGCCCTGAAGCTGAACCCCCGCTGCCTGGGGGCCTGGACGCTCATGGGCCACGAgtacatggagatgaagaacacTTCTGCTGCCATTCAGGCCTACAG ACACGCCATCGAGGTGAACAAGCGGGACTACCGCGCGTGGTACGGCCTGGGCCAGACCTACGAGATCCTCAAGATGCCCTTCTACTGTCTGTACTACTACCGCAAGGCCCACCAGCTACG gCCCAATGACTCGCGTATGTTGGTCGCCCTGGGAGAGTGCTACGAGAAGTTATCGCAACAAGTAGAGGCCAAAAAG TGTTATTGGAGGGCCTTCTCCGTGGGGGACGTGGAGAAGATGGCGCTTCTCAAACTTGCTAA GCTCCAAGAACAGCTGACTGAGACTGACGAAGCGGCACAGTCCTACATCATCTACATCCAAGAGATCTTCTCCTGTGGG GAGCAGCTGGAGCACGTGGAGGTCAGCACGGCACTGCGTTACCTGGGCCAGTACTACTTCAAGAACAAGCTGTACGACGAGGCGTCCCTCTGCGCCCAGCGCTGCTGCGACTACAACGAC GCGCGGGAGGAAGGGAAggctctcctcagacagatcTCCCAGGTCCGGGACCAGACGGAGACGCCGTCTGGAGAACTGTTTGTCTCGCTCTCGGACAACAACACTCCCATCAAGAGAGTGTCACCGCTTAACCTGTCCTCCTTCACGCCatga